Proteins encoded together in one Formosa sp. Hel3_A1_48 window:
- the dnaN gene encoding DNA polymerase III subunit beta encodes MKFIVSSTYLLKQLQVLGGVINNSNTLPILDNFLFELNNNALTVSASDLETTMASVLNVESDNQGQVAIPAKLLLDTLKTFPEQPLTFVVESNNTIEISSNHGKYALAYASADEFPKTVALDNPSQTIVPSEILATAINKTIFAAGNDDLRPVMSGVFFQFSTEGLTFVATDAHKLVKYSRTDVQSNETAEFIMPKKPLNILKAILATSEEEVKIEYNDSNAKFSFGDTELVCRLIDGKYPNYEAVIPKENPNQLTINRNQFLNSVRRVSIFSNKTTHQIRLRIAGAELNISAEDIDYSNKAEERLTCDYQGDDIQIGFNSRFLSEMLSNITADDVQLEMSLPNRAGILTPVDGLEQGEQVTMLVMPVMLNS; translated from the coding sequence ATGAAATTTATTGTTTCCAGCACCTATTTATTAAAACAACTTCAAGTTTTAGGCGGTGTAATTAATAATTCCAACACCCTCCCAATTCTAGACAACTTTTTGTTTGAACTAAATAATAACGCACTTACTGTATCTGCCAGTGATTTGGAAACCACTATGGCATCTGTACTAAATGTGGAAAGCGACAATCAAGGTCAAGTCGCTATTCCTGCAAAACTATTACTCGATACCCTTAAAACATTTCCTGAGCAACCCCTAACCTTTGTCGTAGAATCAAATAACACTATAGAGATTAGTTCCAATCACGGAAAATACGCCCTAGCCTATGCAAGTGCTGATGAATTTCCAAAGACTGTTGCCTTAGACAATCCTAGTCAAACAATAGTACCGTCAGAAATTTTAGCTACTGCTATAAATAAAACAATTTTCGCAGCAGGAAACGATGACCTAAGACCGGTAATGAGCGGTGTATTTTTTCAATTTTCAACAGAGGGATTGACCTTTGTAGCTACCGATGCGCACAAGCTTGTAAAATACTCACGTACAGATGTTCAGTCCAATGAAACTGCGGAATTTATAATGCCTAAAAAACCATTAAATATTTTAAAAGCTATACTAGCAACAAGTGAAGAAGAGGTAAAGATTGAGTATAACGATTCCAATGCAAAGTTCTCTTTTGGAGACACCGAACTAGTTTGCCGATTGATTGATGGTAAATACCCAAATTATGAAGCAGTGATTCCAAAAGAAAATCCAAACCAATTAACCATCAATAGAAATCAATTTTTAAATTCTGTGCGTCGTGTCTCTATTTTCTCAAACAAAACTACACACCAGATTCGTTTGCGTATAGCGGGTGCAGAACTCAACATATCTGCAGAAGATATCGACTACAGCAACAAAGCAGAAGAGCGTTTAACATGTGATTATCAGGGTGATGATATCCAAATTGGTTTCAATTCACGCTTTCTATCAGAAATGCTCAGCAACATAACAGCAGATGACGTTCAACTCGAAATGAGTCTACCCAACAGAGCTGGTATTTTGACACCAGTCGACGGATTAGAACAAGGTGAGCAGGTAACCATGTTGGTAATGCCGGTTATGCTGAATAGCTAA
- a CDS encoding ABC-F family ATP-binding cassette domain-containing protein: MLSVSNLSVQFGKRVLFDEVNVTFNAGNCYGIIGANGAGKSTFLKIISGQQEATSGHVHLEPGKRMSVLEQNHNLYDSSTVLETVLMGNKPLYAIKTEIDALYNDYNDANADRIGELQVQYEEMDGWNADSDAAAMLSNLGIKEDAHYTAMADLDGKQKVRVLLAQALFGSPDVLIMDEPTNDLDYETIAWLETFLANYDNCVIVVSHDRHFLDAVCTHISDIDFSKINHFSGNYTFWYESSQLAAKQRAQQNKKAEEKKKELEEFIRRFSANVAKSKQATSRKKMIDKLNVADIRPSSRRYPAIIFEREREAGDQILNVEKLSADLDGEVLFQNIDLNLNKGDKVVVFSKDSRATTAFYEIINGKQEAKIGKYAWGVTTSQSYLPLDNSEYFSEKLTLVDWLRQWATTEEEREEVYIRGFLGKMIFSGEEALKTADVLSGGEKVRCMLSRMMMIRANVLMLDEPTNHLDLESITAFNNSLKNFKGTVLFTTHDHEFAQTVANRVVELTPKGVIDRHTTFDEYMQDDKIKVLREKMYS; the protein is encoded by the coding sequence ATGCTTTCAGTTTCAAACTTATCGGTACAATTTGGTAAACGCGTTCTTTTTGACGAAGTCAATGTTACATTCAATGCTGGGAATTGCTACGGCATTATTGGTGCCAATGGCGCAGGAAAATCCACGTTTCTAAAAATTATTTCTGGTCAACAAGAAGCAACTTCTGGGCATGTTCACCTAGAGCCTGGAAAGCGTATGTCGGTTTTAGAGCAAAATCACAATTTGTACGATAGCAGCACAGTATTAGAAACTGTATTGATGGGGAATAAGCCATTATATGCTATTAAAACCGAAATTGATGCACTTTACAACGACTACAATGACGCAAATGCCGATCGCATTGGAGAATTGCAAGTGCAGTATGAAGAAATGGACGGATGGAATGCCGATAGCGATGCGGCTGCGATGTTATCTAATTTAGGTATCAAAGAAGATGCACACTACACTGCTATGGCCGATTTGGACGGAAAACAAAAGGTTCGTGTGCTTTTGGCACAAGCCCTTTTTGGTTCGCCAGACGTACTGATTATGGATGAGCCTACCAACGACTTGGATTACGAAACCATAGCATGGCTGGAAACCTTTTTGGCCAACTACGACAATTGTGTGATTGTAGTCTCGCATGACCGTCACTTTTTGGATGCGGTTTGCACGCATATTTCAGATATAGATTTTAGTAAAATAAATCATTTTTCGGGCAATTATACCTTCTGGTACGAATCCTCTCAATTGGCCGCCAAGCAACGTGCTCAACAGAACAAGAAAGCTGAAGAAAAGAAAAAAGAGTTAGAGGAGTTTATTCGTCGTTTTTCTGCTAATGTTGCAAAATCGAAGCAAGCGACAAGTCGAAAGAAAATGATTGATAAACTCAATGTTGCGGATATTCGCCCATCGAGTCGTCGCTATCCAGCCATCATTTTTGAGCGTGAACGTGAAGCTGGAGATCAGATTTTAAACGTTGAAAAACTCTCTGCAGATTTGGATGGTGAAGTGCTCTTTCAAAACATCGATTTAAATTTAAATAAAGGCGATAAAGTGGTTGTCTTTTCAAAAGATTCTAGAGCGACAACAGCTTTCTATGAAATCATCAATGGGAAACAAGAGGCCAAGATAGGGAAATATGCTTGGGGGGTTACCACTTCTCAGTCGTATTTACCACTAGACAATAGCGAATATTTTTCTGAAAAACTAACTCTTGTTGATTGGTTGCGTCAGTGGGCCACCACTGAAGAAGAACGCGAGGAAGTTTACATTCGTGGATTCTTGGGCAAAATGATTTTTAGTGGTGAAGAAGCGCTTAAAACTGCTGATGTTCTTTCTGGGGGAGAAAAAGTGCGTTGTATGCTTTCGCGCATGATGATGATTCGCGCTAATGTTTTGATGTTGGATGAACCCACCAACCACTTGGATTTGGAAAGTATTACGGCATTCAATAATTCACTCAAAAACTTCAAGGGAACAGTATTGTTTACGACCCACGATCATGAATTTGCGCAAACTGTTGCCAATAGAGTTGTGGAACTTACACCTAAAGGAGTTATAGATCGCCACACAACGTTTGATGAGTACATGCAAGATGATAAAATTAAAGTACTTCGAGAGAAAATGTACAGCTAG
- the sucD gene encoding succinate--CoA ligase subunit alpha, protein MSVLVNKDSKIIVQGFTGSEGTFHAEQMIAYGTSIVGGVTPGKGGQTHLDRPVFNTVEEAVKQVAANTTIIFVPPAFAADAIMEAADAGIEVIITITEGIPVADMIKAADYIKDKNCRLVGPNCPGVITPEEAKVGIMPGFVFEKGRVGVVSKSGTLTYEAADQVVKQGLGVSTAIGIGGDPIIGTTTKEALELLINDDETDCVVMIGEIGGQLEGDAAQWYKASGSTKPVVGFIAGETAPAGRTMGHAGAIVGGSDDTAQAKKRIMRECGMHVVDSPAEIGKKVAEVLG, encoded by the coding sequence ATGAGCGTTTTAGTTAACAAAGATTCAAAAATAATTGTTCAAGGATTTACAGGGAGTGAGGGAACTTTTCACGCCGAACAAATGATTGCCTATGGTACAAGTATTGTTGGTGGTGTAACCCCTGGAAAAGGTGGTCAAACACACTTGGATCGCCCAGTATTTAATACTGTAGAAGAAGCAGTGAAGCAAGTAGCTGCCAATACAACTATTATTTTTGTACCACCTGCTTTTGCGGCCGACGCCATAATGGAAGCGGCTGATGCTGGCATTGAAGTGATTATAACGATAACAGAAGGTATTCCTGTAGCTGATATGATTAAAGCTGCAGATTATATAAAAGATAAAAACTGCCGTTTGGTCGGACCAAACTGTCCTGGTGTTATTACACCTGAAGAAGCCAAAGTGGGGATCATGCCTGGATTTGTATTTGAAAAGGGCAGAGTGGGTGTAGTTTCCAAATCGGGAACATTGACTTATGAAGCTGCTGATCAGGTCGTTAAACAAGGCCTTGGGGTTTCTACTGCCATTGGTATTGGAGGTGACCCCATCATTGGCACCACTACCAAAGAAGCTTTAGAGCTTCTTATCAACGACGATGAAACCGACTGTGTCGTTATGATTGGTGAAATTGGTGGACAACTCGAAGGCGATGCCGCACAATGGTACAAAGCCAGTGGAAGTACAAAACCTGTAGTAGGATTTATTGCTGGTGAAACGGCACCAGCTGGACGCACTATGGGACATGCAGGCGCTATTGTTGGTGGAAGTGATGATACTGCACAAGCCAAAAAACGCATCATGCGCGAATGCGGTATGCATGTGGTAGATTCTCCTGCAGAAATTGGTAAAAAAGTTGCCGAAGTTTTAGGGTAA
- a CDS encoding UDP-3-O-(3-hydroxymyristoyl)glucosamine N-acyltransferase, with amino-acid sequence MKFPVPQTLRHIASLLNCNYVGADDFPVLGINEIHVVTAGDIVFVDHPKYYDKALNSNATVVLINKKVDCPEGKALLISDDPFRDFNVLTSHFKPFVRSSVSIDPSAKIGDDTHIQPNVYIGPNVQIGKNCLIHANVTIVSDAIVGDNVVIGSGTVLGGDAFYYKNRPEGYDQLLSCGRVVIEDDVHIGSGCTIDRGVTADTTIGQGSKLDNQIQVGHDTVIGKKCLIASQTGIAGCCIIEDEVTIWGQVGTNSGITIGAKAVILGQTGVTKSVAGNTTYFGTPIQESRASLKEMAALRQLPKLLQMLKEK; translated from the coding sequence ATGAAATTTCCCGTACCGCAGACCTTAAGACACATCGCTTCACTCTTAAATTGTAATTATGTAGGTGCTGACGATTTTCCTGTTTTAGGGATCAACGAAATTCATGTGGTGACCGCTGGTGATATTGTTTTTGTTGATCACCCTAAGTATTACGACAAAGCACTAAATTCTAATGCTACGGTCGTCTTGATTAATAAAAAGGTTGATTGCCCAGAAGGAAAAGCGCTTTTGATTAGCGACGATCCATTCCGCGACTTTAACGTACTCACTTCTCATTTCAAACCTTTTGTGCGTTCCTCAGTAAGTATTGATCCATCAGCTAAAATAGGTGATGATACTCATATTCAACCAAATGTTTATATCGGCCCCAACGTCCAGATTGGTAAAAATTGTTTGATTCACGCTAATGTTACAATAGTTTCTGATGCTATTGTAGGCGATAATGTAGTGATTGGCTCAGGAACAGTTTTAGGTGGAGATGCTTTTTATTACAAAAATCGTCCAGAAGGCTATGATCAATTACTTTCGTGTGGTCGGGTAGTTATTGAAGATGACGTTCATATAGGTTCTGGCTGTACCATAGATAGAGGCGTAACAGCAGATACAACCATTGGTCAGGGTTCTAAATTGGATAATCAAATTCAAGTAGGCCATGATACTGTAATCGGAAAAAAATGTCTTATTGCCTCACAAACTGGTATAGCAGGCTGTTGTATTATTGAAGATGAAGTAACAATATGGGGCCAAGTAGGAACCAATAGCGGTATTACAATTGGTGCAAAAGCAGTGATTTTGGGTCAAACAGGTGTAACTAAATCTGTTGCGGGTAATACAACATATTTTGGTACCCCTATTCAAGAATCGCGGGCCAGCCTAAAAGAAATGGCCGCTCTACGCCAATTACCGAAATTGCTACAAATGTTGAAAGAAAAATAA
- the efp gene encoding elongation factor P, with amino-acid sequence MANTSDIRNGLCIRYNHDIFKIIEFLHVKPGKGPAFVRTKLKSVTTGKVIDNTFSAGHKIVDVRVETHKFQYLYPEGDMYHFMNVEDYNQITLNVNTIDNPGLLKEGEVVTVIINSEDDMPLSVDMPASVILEVTSTEPGVKGNTATNATKPATVETGATINVPLFINEGDKIKIETAKGTYKERVKE; translated from the coding sequence ATGGCAAACACATCAGACATCAGAAACGGTTTATGCATTCGCTACAACCACGATATTTTTAAAATTATTGAATTTTTACACGTTAAACCAGGAAAGGGCCCTGCTTTTGTACGAACAAAACTTAAAAGTGTAACCACAGGAAAAGTTATTGATAATACTTTTTCTGCAGGACATAAAATAGTGGATGTTCGTGTTGAAACACATAAATTTCAATACCTATACCCAGAAGGAGACATGTATCATTTCATGAATGTTGAAGATTATAACCAGATTACATTAAACGTTAATACTATAGATAACCCCGGGCTTTTAAAAGAAGGGGAGGTTGTAACTGTTATTATTAATTCTGAAGACGATATGCCACTTTCTGTAGATATGCCTGCGAGTGTTATACTTGAAGTAACTTCTACTGAACCAGGAGTCAAAGGCAATACAGCAACAAACGCTACTAAACCTGCTACAGTTGAAACTGGCGCAACTATAAACGTCCCATTATTCATAAACGAAGGCGATAAGATCAAAATCGAAACTGCTAAAGGCACTTACAAAGAACGAGTTAAAGAGTAA
- the lpxA gene encoding acyl-ACP--UDP-N-acetylglucosamine O-acyltransferase: MNQPLAYVHPGAKIAKNVVIEPFTTINNNVVIGEGSWIGSNVTIMEGARIGKNCNIFPGSVISANPQDLKYNDEDTTTVIGDNVTIRECVTINRGTTDRMKTVIGDNCLIMAYCHIAHDCVVGKNCIFSNNSTLAGHINVGDYVVLAGMTAVHQFCSIGNHAFVTGGSLVRKDVPPFVKAAREPLSYVGINSVGLRRRGYSTEKIREIQGIYRLLYQKNYNNTQASSIIEAEMEATPERDEILQFIKNSHRGIMKGYFKSN; this comes from the coding sequence ATGAATCAACCACTAGCATACGTTCATCCAGGCGCCAAAATCGCAAAAAACGTTGTCATAGAACCCTTTACAACCATCAACAATAATGTGGTTATTGGCGAAGGTTCATGGATTGGGTCCAATGTAACAATAATGGAAGGAGCAAGGATCGGAAAAAATTGTAATATTTTTCCTGGATCTGTCATTTCAGCAAATCCTCAAGATTTAAAATACAATGATGAAGATACTACTACAGTTATCGGCGATAATGTCACCATACGAGAATGTGTTACAATCAATAGAGGTACTACTGACCGAATGAAAACGGTAATTGGTGATAATTGCTTAATCATGGCCTATTGTCACATTGCTCATGACTGCGTTGTTGGGAAGAATTGTATTTTTTCAAATAACAGTACTCTAGCAGGTCACATTAATGTTGGTGATTATGTGGTGCTTGCTGGTATGACCGCTGTACATCAGTTTTGTTCTATTGGAAACCACGCTTTTGTGACCGGTGGATCGTTGGTACGCAAAGATGTTCCACCATTTGTTAAGGCGGCACGTGAGCCTTTGTCTTACGTTGGGATCAATTCTGTTGGACTGCGCCGTAGAGGATACAGCACAGAGAAAATTAGAGAAATTCAAGGAATTTACAGATTGCTCTATCAAAAAAATTATAATAACACTCAAGCTTCATCCATTATTGAAGCTGAAATGGAGGCCACACCGGAGCGGGATGAAATTTTACAATTTATCAAAAATTCGCACCGTGGAATCATGAAGGGTTATTTTAAATCAAATTAA
- a CDS encoding bifunctional UDP-3-O-[3-hydroxymyristoyl] N-acetylglucosamine deacetylase/3-hydroxyacyl-ACP dehydratase: MITKTQSKQTTISNPITLEGVGLHTGNNVRLTFLPAEPNFGYAFKRVDLEGEPIIKADANFVTSTQRGTCLEKNGVSIQTSEHVLAALVGLEIDNAIIELNASEPPIMDGSSKFFIEALEQAGIEELDAFREVYIVKDVISYIDEETGSDITIIPSDEYQVTTMVDFGTKVLGTQNATLQKLSNFKKDIAASRTFSFLHELEMLLEHGLIKGGDLNNAIVYVDKPLSKETMEKLKVAFNKDSISVKPNGILDNLTLHYPNEAARHKLLDVIGDLALTGIRLQGKVIANKPGHFVNTQFAKKMAKIIKIERRNKMPAVDLNQTPVMDVNAIMDMLPHRPPFLLIDKVFELSPNHVIGSKNVTMNESFFQGHFPGAPVMPGVLIVEAMAQTGGILVLNTVPDPENYLTFFMKIDKVKFKQKVVPGDTLIFSCSLITPIRRGICHMQGYAYANGKLCAEAELMAQISKVK; this comes from the coding sequence ATGATTACAAAAACCCAATCTAAACAAACAACAATTTCTAATCCAATTACGCTAGAAGGAGTAGGATTACACACAGGTAATAACGTAAGGCTTACTTTTTTGCCCGCAGAACCAAACTTTGGTTATGCTTTCAAAAGAGTAGATTTGGAGGGTGAGCCTATCATCAAGGCTGATGCTAATTTTGTAACGAGTACACAAAGAGGAACTTGTTTAGAAAAAAATGGTGTTTCTATTCAAACTAGCGAACACGTACTTGCTGCCTTAGTGGGATTGGAAATCGACAACGCCATAATTGAATTGAATGCTTCTGAACCTCCCATTATGGACGGATCGTCTAAATTTTTCATAGAAGCTCTTGAACAAGCTGGCATAGAGGAATTAGATGCTTTTAGAGAAGTTTACATAGTCAAAGATGTAATATCGTATATTGATGAAGAAACAGGGAGTGATATTACTATCATTCCATCTGATGAGTATCAGGTAACGACTATGGTTGATTTTGGCACCAAAGTACTAGGAACGCAAAATGCTACACTCCAAAAGCTTTCGAACTTTAAAAAAGATATTGCGGCTTCTAGAACCTTTAGTTTCTTACACGAATTAGAAATGCTCCTTGAGCATGGCTTAATTAAAGGTGGGGATCTTAACAATGCTATTGTATACGTTGACAAACCGCTCTCGAAAGAAACTATGGAAAAGCTAAAAGTCGCTTTTAATAAAGATTCAATTTCAGTAAAACCAAACGGGATTTTAGATAATTTAACCTTACATTATCCTAATGAAGCTGCACGACACAAGCTTTTAGACGTTATTGGTGATCTGGCTCTAACCGGTATTCGCTTGCAGGGTAAAGTTATTGCTAATAAACCGGGGCACTTTGTCAATACTCAATTCGCAAAGAAAATGGCCAAGATTATAAAAATAGAACGACGAAATAAAATGCCTGCGGTTGATTTGAATCAAACTCCAGTTATGGATGTGAATGCCATTATGGATATGTTGCCACACCGTCCACCATTTTTGTTAATTGACAAAGTATTTGAGCTCTCGCCAAATCATGTGATTGGTTCCAAAAATGTTACAATGAACGAGTCCTTTTTTCAAGGACATTTTCCTGGTGCACCTGTAATGCCCGGAGTACTCATTGTTGAAGCAATGGCACAAACGGGTGGTATTCTGGTTCTTAATACAGTGCCAGATCCAGAAAATTACCTCACGTTTTTTATGAAAATAGATAAAGTGAAGTTCAAACAAAAAGTAGTACCTGGAGACACACTTATATTTAGTTGCTCGCTCATAACGCCAATTCGCAGGGGCATTTGCCACATGCAAGGCTATGCTTATGCTAACGGTAAATTGTGTGCAGAAGCCGAATTAATGGCTCAAATTTCTAAGGTAAAATAG